A genomic window from Lycium barbarum isolate Lr01 chromosome 4, ASM1917538v2, whole genome shotgun sequence includes:
- the LOC132638063 gene encoding glycosyl hydrolase 5 family protein-like — protein sequence MAKLAAIFIFLCSFATFIHCLPLSTSSRWIVDDENGERVKLVCGNWAAHLQTMLPEGLDQQPVSHIARHISLMGFNCVRLTWATYMFTRHSNLTVAQSFINNGLHDAMSGIAKKNPQLLGLTVVEAQKAVIEELGRHGVMSVLDNQVGEPMWCCAVDDGNGFWGDKYFQPKEWLKGLDIVAKRYKDLPMVIGISLRNELRGPLTNQSVWYENVAKGAKTIHRANPNLLIIISGLDYDIDFTFLKEKPLNLNMRNKIVYETHRYAFTEGQANWFLTQPLNKVCDTIKEEIMNKSGFLLKGKNAAPLFVSEFGGDQRLTNPSDNYFMGCFLSFLAELDLDWAVWALQGNYYTREGVQGTEEMYGMFNYTWNSLRSPEYHAKLQLVQQKLQDPKSKKPTYHLLFHPQSGKCLNVASNNVVHASDCVGASRWSHDGDGTPIRLTGTSLCLTASREGLPVTLSKHCSEQSTWKLASNYQLSNVDENGKELCLDFDTYYSSSKVLVRKCVGLDGKSVDNPQSQWFKLVSANV from the exons ATGGCAAAATTAGCcgcaatttttatttttctttgctCTTTTGCAACTTTTATTCATTGTTTACCTCTATCAACAAGTTCTAGATGGATAGTAGATGATGAAAATGGTGAAAGAGTGAAATTAGTTTGTGGAAATTGGGCTGCCCATTTACAAACAATGTTACCAGAAGGACTTGATCAACAGCCTGTTAGCCACATTGCTAGGCACATATCATTAATGGGCTTCAATTGTGTTCGTTTAACATGGGCTACTTACATGTTCACTCGACATTCAAATCTAACTGTGGCCCAATCTTTTATTAATAATGGGCTACATGATGCAATGTCAGGAATAGCTAAGAAAAATCCGCAACTTTTGGGCCTTACTGTTGTTGAGGCCCAAAAGGCTGTGATTGAAGAATTGGGCCGTCATGGTGTTATGTCGGTTCTTGATAATCAAGTTGGTGAGCCCATGTGGTGTTGTGCAGTTGATGATGGGAATGGTTTTTGGGGAGACAAGTATTTTCAACCTAAAGAATGGTTAAAAGGTTTGGATATTGTTGCTAAACGATACAAGGATTTACCAATG GTTATCGGCATAAGTCTACGAAACGAGCTACGTGGTCCTCTTACAAATCAAAGTGTATGGTATGAAAATGTAGCGAAGGGTGCAAAAACAATTCACAGGGCTAACCCTAATCTTCTAATAATCATATCAGGATTggattatgatattgattttaCCTTCCTAAAGGAAAAGCCCTTGAACTTAAACATGAGAAACAAAATAGTATACGAGACTCATCGTTACGCATTTACTGAGGGACAAGCTAATTGGTTCTTAACTCAGCCACTAAACAAGGTTTGTGATACAATTAAGGAAGAGATTATGAATAAATCAGGGTTTTTGCTTAAGGGAAAAAATGCAGCACCTTTATTTGTTAGTGAATTTGGAGGTGACCAAAGGTTGACTAACCCTTCAGACAATTATTTTATGGGCTGCTTTCTCTCATTTTTAGCTGAGTTAGATTTGGATTGGGCCGTTTGGGCTTTGCAAGGTAACTATTATACCCGAGAAGGTGTACAGGGTACAGAGGAGATGTATGGGATGTTTAATTACACGTGGAACTCTCTTAGAAGTCCTGAATATCATGCAAAGCTACAACTTGTTCAACAAAAATTACAAG atccaaaatcaaagaaacCAACCTACCACTTATTGTTCCATCCACAAAGTGGCAAGTGCTTGAATGTTGCATCAAACAATGTTGTACATGCAAGTGATTGTGTTGGAGCTAGCCGGTGGAGCCACGACGGAGACGGCACGCCGATCCGATTAACCGGAACTTCTTTGTGTCTAACAGCATCAAGAGAGGGTTTGCCTGTTACACTTTCAAAACATTGCAGTGAACAAAGTACATGGAAACTTGCTTCAAATTATCAACTTTCAAATGTTGATGAGAATGGGAAAGAGTTGTGTTTGGATTTTGACACTTATTATTCTTCTTCTAAAGTTTTGGTTAGGAAGTGTGTTGGCTTAGATGGAAAGAGTGTTGATAATCCTCAAAGTCAATGGTTCAAGTTAGTCTCAGCCAATGTTTAG